In Thermotomaculum hydrothermale, a single genomic region encodes these proteins:
- a CDS encoding PEP/pyruvate-binding domain-containing protein: MFFKNYFSSKADKFYNLMKYHVQDVLLVASPYDAYILEEDGALTKRIFNDFLELDLHYIPRITRVFSAKEALSVLKNNSYDLVITMPRLSEMTPIEFGKKVKEIKDDLPVVLLTYFPVEKDVLILVREKKYIDKIFYWMGDSKLFLAIIKYIEDKKNADRDTELGVNVILVVEDSPRYYSFFLPLIYTEILKQTRKIIKDSINESDVIFRVKARPKILTAETFEDAIKIYEKYKKNLLGIISDVQYPKGGRLDKEAGFELVKKVKSEVKDLSVILQSSNLENKKVAKKLGVDFFHKHSKNMVGQLRKYILKDFGFGDFVFKFPNGRVIDRAKTLEEFAEKILNIPDESVLYHASHNHFSVWFRARTQFEIAEVLRPKSIEDFKDAMEIKKFLRDTIVNFLKHKKQSSVISLQALSDAESTIFVKIGDESLGGKARGLSFIQAVLSETGFEERFSDVDIKVPFSTVLATDIYEDFMNKNKLLDRAFEIESDEEIKYLFLNAKLPKGVEKDLIKLLKKLKTPIAVRSSSIFEDSQTLSFAGVYKTYMLANNEQTLEHRLANLIASIKLVYASVFSSVAKKFIKNTNYNLGEEKMAVLIQKVVGKNYGKYFFPTISGVAQSYNYYPVSSLKPEDGVVYLAFGLGRIIEESNFIKRISPKNPLVDPVCVTPEECLKNSQKYFYALNLEESEFDAKKGELSGLERLKVSKFEKNEALNFVSQYYLPEENMLSDFEKPGAKRVLTFKHFLSDRFFPFSQLISELLTISSEAIGEASEIEFAINLNRDKNHQFFLLQNKPLASGSGIGMVLIGKKEIENSLCFSNEVLGNGIFNNLRHIIVVSPERFNRKHTVEIADEIAKLNAEFKENREHYILIVPGRLGSSNPLNGIPVNFNDISNAQVIVEYTKEDFRVEPSKGNHFFQKMLASKIAYFYIDHLNKEQRLDWDFIKKLNILNKTKYLDVYSSDLPFITKIDGKKGIGLIKKPV, translated from the coding sequence ATGTTTTTTAAGAATTATTTTTCTTCAAAGGCAGACAAGTTTTACAACCTGATGAAGTATCATGTTCAGGATGTATTGCTTGTTGCATCCCCTTACGATGCTTACATACTTGAGGAAGACGGTGCATTAACAAAGAGGATTTTTAACGATTTTCTTGAATTGGATTTGCACTATATCCCGAGAATAACAAGGGTGTTTTCAGCAAAAGAGGCTCTGTCTGTTCTTAAGAATAATAGTTATGATCTTGTTATTACAATGCCAAGGCTTTCTGAAATGACCCCAATTGAATTTGGGAAAAAGGTTAAAGAGATTAAAGATGATTTACCGGTTGTACTTTTAACCTATTTCCCTGTTGAAAAGGATGTGTTAATCCTTGTAAGAGAGAAGAAATACATAGATAAGATTTTTTACTGGATGGGGGATTCAAAACTTTTTCTTGCAATAATTAAATATATTGAAGATAAGAAGAATGCGGACAGAGATACAGAATTAGGGGTTAATGTTATCCTTGTTGTTGAGGATTCTCCAAGGTACTATTCATTTTTTCTTCCGTTGATATACACAGAAATTTTAAAGCAGACAAGAAAGATAATTAAAGATTCAATAAACGAATCTGATGTGATTTTTAGGGTAAAGGCAAGGCCTAAAATTCTGACTGCTGAGACTTTTGAAGATGCAATCAAGATTTATGAAAAATATAAAAAAAATCTTTTAGGGATAATTTCAGATGTTCAGTATCCCAAGGGGGGAAGGTTAGATAAGGAGGCAGGTTTTGAGTTAGTAAAAAAGGTAAAAAGTGAGGTTAAAGATTTAAGCGTTATTCTGCAATCTTCAAATTTAGAAAATAAAAAAGTAGCAAAAAAATTGGGCGTTGACTTTTTCCATAAACATTCAAAAAACATGGTAGGGCAGCTGAGAAAGTATATACTTAAGGATTTTGGTTTTGGGGATTTTGTTTTTAAATTTCCAAATGGAAGGGTAATTGACAGGGCTAAGACTTTAGAAGAGTTTGCTGAAAAGATTTTAAATATACCTGACGAAAGTGTGCTTTACCATGCATCTCACAATCACTTTTCAGTCTGGTTCAGGGCAAGAACGCAGTTTGAAATTGCAGAGGTTTTAAGGCCTAAAAGTATTGAAGATTTCAAAGATGCAATGGAGATAAAGAAATTCCTTAGAGACACAATAGTAAATTTCCTTAAACATAAAAAACAAAGTTCTGTTATTAGTTTACAAGCTTTGTCTGATGCAGAATCAACCATTTTTGTAAAAATAGGAGATGAATCTTTAGGGGGGAAGGCGAGGGGGCTTTCTTTTATTCAGGCTGTGTTATCTGAAACAGGGTTTGAAGAAAGATTTTCCGATGTTGACATAAAGGTTCCCTTTTCAACAGTGCTTGCAACTGACATTTACGAAGATTTTATGAATAAAAATAAGTTATTGGACAGGGCTTTTGAGATTGAAAGCGATGAAGAGATAAAATATCTGTTTTTAAATGCAAAATTGCCTAAAGGGGTGGAAAAAGACCTTATTAAACTATTAAAAAAATTAAAAACGCCTATTGCTGTCAGGTCTTCTTCCATATTTGAAGATTCTCAAACACTGTCTTTTGCAGGGGTTTACAAAACCTATATGCTTGCAAACAATGAGCAAACACTTGAGCACAGGCTTGCTAATCTAATTGCCTCAATTAAACTTGTTTATGCTTCTGTTTTTTCTTCGGTAGCTAAAAAGTTTATAAAAAACACAAATTATAATTTAGGCGAAGAAAAGATGGCTGTTTTAATACAAAAGGTTGTGGGTAAAAATTACGGTAAATACTTTTTCCCGACAATTTCTGGCGTTGCGCAAAGTTACAATTACTATCCGGTTTCAAGTTTAAAACCTGAAGATGGAGTTGTTTACCTTGCATTTGGCCTTGGGAGAATAATTGAAGAGTCAAATTTTATAAAAAGAATTTCTCCTAAAAATCCTTTAGTTGATCCTGTTTGTGTAACCCCTGAAGAATGTTTGAAGAATAGTCAGAAGTATTTTTATGCTCTTAATCTTGAGGAATCAGAATTTGATGCAAAAAAGGGAGAATTGTCAGGCCTTGAGAGGTTAAAGGTTTCTAAATTTGAGAAAAACGAGGCTTTAAATTTTGTCTCTCAATACTATTTACCTGAGGAAAATATGCTTTCTGACTTTGAAAAACCTGGGGCGAAAAGGGTGTTAACCTTTAAACATTTTCTTTCAGACAGGTTTTTCCCCTTTTCTCAATTGATTTCTGAGTTGCTTACAATTTCTTCAGAGGCTATAGGAGAGGCTTCAGAGATAGAGTTTGCAATTAATTTAAACAGGGATAAAAACCATCAATTCTTCCTTCTTCAAAACAAGCCGTTGGCGTCTGGAAGCGGGATTGGAATGGTTTTAATTGGTAAAAAGGAAATTGAAAATTCCCTCTGTTTTTCTAATGAGGTTTTAGGAAACGGAATTTTTAACAACTTGAGACACATTATTGTTGTTTCCCCTGAAAGATTTAATAGAAAGCACACAGTTGAGATAGCAGATGAGATAGCAAAACTAAATGCAGAATTTAAAGAAAATAGAGAACACTATATTTTAATTGTTCCAGGAAGGTTAGGCTCAAGCAATCCACTAAACGGTATTCCTGTTAATTTTAATGATATATCAAATGCACAGGTTATTGTTGAATACACAAAAGAGGATTTCAGGGTTGAACCTTCAAAGGGAAATCACTTTTTCCAGAAAATGCTTGCTTCAAAAATAGCGTACTTTTACATTGACCATTTGAACAAAGAGCAGAGGTTAGACTGGGATTTTATAAAGAAATTGAATATTTTAAATAAAACTAAATACCTCGATGTTTATTCTTCAGATTTGCCTTTTATTACAAAAATAGACGGTAAAAAAGGGATAGGACTTATAAAAAAGCCTGTTTAA